In Chloroflexota bacterium, one DNA window encodes the following:
- the argB gene encoding acetylglutamate kinase translates to MAASPSSGFDHFRGRYVVLKVGGTADVERGRIGADVRDLVAAGARVVIAHGGGDALSDYLAQRGETPTWIDGLRVTSAATRDAAVTVFRGMVAPALIGELVANGVSAVGIAGNDGGVIRVEQQSPALGYVGRVREVRRGLLNDLTERGHVPTIAPLGLGADGELYNVNGDEVAGAVARAVRADALLFLTDVPAVLDGDGQPIRDLPAGRAADLIAEGVIRDGMVPKVRAAMDLLDAVAAVWITDGRQAHAIRQTLVGGVVGTRIVA, encoded by the coding sequence GTGGCCGCATCGCCGAGCTCAGGATTCGACCACTTCCGGGGACGCTATGTCGTGCTCAAGGTCGGCGGCACGGCGGATGTCGAGCGCGGGCGGATCGGCGCCGACGTGCGGGACCTGGTCGCGGCCGGCGCCCGGGTCGTCATTGCCCATGGCGGCGGCGACGCGCTCAGCGACTATCTGGCGCAGCGAGGAGAAACTCCGACCTGGATCGACGGGCTGCGGGTAACGTCCGCGGCCACTCGCGACGCCGCCGTAACGGTCTTTCGCGGCATGGTGGCTCCGGCGCTGATCGGCGAGCTTGTGGCCAACGGCGTCTCGGCGGTCGGCATCGCCGGAAATGACGGTGGTGTGATCCGGGTCGAGCAGCAGTCGCCGGCGTTGGGATACGTGGGTCGCGTGCGCGAGGTGCGGCGCGGGTTGTTGAACGACCTCACCGAACGCGGCCACGTGCCGACCATCGCCCCGCTGGGCCTGGGAGCCGACGGCGAGCTTTACAACGTCAACGGCGACGAGGTCGCCGGGGCCGTGGCGCGCGCGGTCCGCGCGGATGCCCTGCTCTTCCTCACCGACGTGCCGGCGGTTCTCGATGGCGACGGACAACCGATTCGCGACCTGCCGGCTGGACGCGCCGCCGATCTGATCGCCGAGGGCGTGATCCGCGACGGCATGGTGCCCAAGGTCCGTGCGGCGATGGACTTGCTGGACGCGGTCGCCGCCGTTTGGATCACCGACGGCCGGCAAGCTCACGCCATCCGGCAAACTCTGGTCGGGGGCGTCGTGGGCACGCGTATCGTTGCCTGA
- a CDS encoding undecaprenyl-diphosphate phosphatase — MGAVQALTEFLPVSSSAHLLLTPEFAGWTDPFLSGLLLSVALHLGTALALAVALWRDWWRLALGVVGRGADVAVSRRVAAAIVGSTVLVGAVAFPLRDVLTETRTLMVASITLIAFGLLLAAADRWAPTRTTYDSTRLPVWLLVGLSQLVALIPGVSRSGITMTVARLLGVERHAGARFSLLLLTPIVLAIGIVELASVTGTDAFESVVGALVIGALTAGVVGVAVIRVLLWFVAAHSLLVFGAYRVALGAAALVVLALQP, encoded by the coding sequence TTGGGCGCCGTGCAGGCGCTCACGGAGTTTCTGCCTGTGAGCAGCTCGGCCCACCTGCTGCTGACGCCCGAGTTCGCGGGGTGGACCGACCCGTTTCTGTCGGGCCTGCTGCTCAGCGTGGCTTTGCATCTGGGCACCGCGCTGGCGCTGGCCGTGGCGCTGTGGCGCGACTGGTGGCGGCTGGCGCTCGGTGTCGTGGGACGAGGAGCGGATGTGGCCGTGTCGCGCCGCGTGGCGGCGGCCATCGTGGGGTCGACGGTGCTCGTGGGCGCCGTGGCGTTCCCGCTGCGTGACGTGCTGACGGAGACGCGGACGCTGATGGTCGCCTCGATCACGCTGATCGCGTTCGGTCTGCTGCTCGCCGCGGCCGATCGCTGGGCGCCCACCCGCACCACCTACGACAGCACGCGGCTGCCTGTGTGGCTCCTCGTGGGTCTGAGTCAGCTTGTGGCGCTGATCCCGGGCGTGTCGCGCTCCGGAATCACCATGACCGTGGCGCGCCTTCTTGGCGTCGAGCGCCACGCCGGGGCGCGATTCTCGCTGCTGCTGCTGACGCCGATCGTGTTGGCGATCGGCATCGTGGAACTCGCCTCCGTCACCGGCACGGACGCCTTCGAGTCGGTGGTGGGCGCGCTGGTCATCGGTGCGTTGACGGCGGGAGTGGTCGGAGTCGCCGTCATTCGCGTCTTGCTCTGGTTCGTAGCCGCCCACAGCCTGCTCGTCTTCGGCGCCTACCGGGTGGCGCTTGGCGCCGCGGCGCTCGTGGTGCTTGCCCTTCAGCCCTGA
- a CDS encoding aspartate aminotransferase family protein, with protein MTQSATDWQAREAQVYHQTFARAPVTLVRGSGMRVWDDAGNEYLDFAAGIAVNAVGHANPDIADAVAEQARTLVQVSNLFYTTPQVELGERLTGHSALDRVFFVNSGGEATETCVKIARKWGRQNRDRATGVITTLRGFHGRSLAMTAATGTPAYHEPFEPMPAGFTHVPYNDLNAVRDAIDDSTAAVMLELIQAEGGVWVADADYVTGLRELCDEHGILLILDEVQTGIGRTGKLFAYEHFGVTPDLMALAKGLGGGLPIGAALSTERCSVLRPGDHGSTFSGNPLVCAGARVVFDHVTAPGFLADVARKGDHAAAELRRLGRETGEITDVRGLGLLVGFDLTGPERADHVIAYARDHGVLLIKAAAATIRLVPALNISDAELDTGLEVIGAALRA; from the coding sequence ATGACCCAATCAGCGACGGACTGGCAGGCACGCGAAGCTCAGGTCTATCACCAGACGTTTGCCCGCGCTCCGGTCACCCTGGTTCGGGGCAGCGGCATGCGGGTGTGGGACGACGCCGGCAACGAATACCTGGACTTCGCCGCGGGCATCGCGGTGAACGCCGTCGGCCACGCAAATCCCGACATCGCCGATGCCGTGGCCGAGCAGGCGCGCACCCTGGTCCAGGTGTCCAACCTCTTCTACACCACGCCCCAGGTCGAGCTGGGCGAGCGGTTGACCGGTCACTCGGCGCTGGACCGGGTGTTTTTCGTCAACAGCGGCGGCGAGGCCACCGAGACCTGCGTCAAGATCGCGCGCAAGTGGGGCCGGCAAAACCGCGACCGCGCGACGGGTGTGATCACAACGCTGCGCGGCTTTCACGGGCGCTCGCTGGCCATGACGGCGGCCACCGGCACGCCGGCCTATCACGAGCCCTTCGAGCCGATGCCGGCCGGATTCACCCACGTGCCCTACAACGACCTGAACGCGGTGCGCGACGCCATCGACGACTCCACCGCCGCAGTGATGCTGGAGCTCATCCAGGCCGAGGGCGGCGTGTGGGTGGCCGACGCGGACTACGTAACCGGACTCCGTGAACTCTGCGACGAGCACGGCATCCTGCTGATTCTGGACGAGGTGCAGACCGGCATCGGGCGCACCGGCAAGCTGTTTGCCTACGAGCACTTTGGCGTCACGCCCGACCTGATGGCCCTGGCCAAGGGGCTTGGCGGCGGGCTGCCCATCGGGGCCGCGCTCAGCACCGAGCGGTGCAGTGTGCTGCGGCCAGGCGACCACGGATCGACATTTAGCGGCAACCCGCTCGTCTGCGCCGGCGCCCGCGTGGTCTTCGATCACGTCACGGCTCCGGGATTCTTGGCGGACGTGGCGCGCAAGGGCGACCACGCTGCCGCCGAGTTGCGGCGCCTGGGCCGCGAGACCGGTGAGATCACGGACGTGCGCGGGCTTGGGCTGCTGGTGGGTTTCGATCTCACGGGCCCCGAGCGCGCCGATCACGTGATTGCGTACGCGCGGGATCACGGCGTGCTGTTGATCAAGGCCGCCGCGGCGACGATTCGCCTGGTGCCGGCGCTGAACATCAGCGATGCCGAGTTGGACACGGGCCTTGAAGTCATTGGCGCGGCGCTGCGCGCCTAG
- the argC gene encoding N-acetyl-gamma-glutamyl-phosphate reductase, giving the protein MRLGLLNATGYTGGEMIRYLAGHPDLELTSLTARSQAGCTVGEVLPWVRATARPDYADLRLTPELDGSVDAVVSCLPHNASAAQLAPLLDDGVPVVDVSADFRLHDLEVYRQWYGEHPASEWIADAVYGLTEFRRDDLRRTNLVANPGCHAIAAELAIGPALAAGLVEPAVIVDSKTGVSGAGRRAESAFTYSEINESAAPYNVAAHRHGPEIAQELTMLAGSPVQVTFVPHLVPMTRGILSTTYARIRDGIASTDVDAAYDDRYGGEPFVHLADEPPRTKWTTGTNHCFVQAVADEATGTLIAMSAIDNLGKGAAGAALQNANLMLGLDEQAGLGIPAGYP; this is encoded by the coding sequence ATGCGCCTGGGCCTTCTCAACGCCACCGGCTACACCGGCGGCGAGATGATCCGCTATCTGGCCGGCCACCCCGACCTGGAATTGACGAGCCTTACGGCCCGCAGTCAGGCCGGCTGCACCGTCGGCGAGGTGCTGCCCTGGGTCCGGGCCACGGCGCGGCCCGATTACGCGGACCTGCGGCTGACGCCGGAACTTGACGGGTCGGTGGACGCCGTCGTGTCGTGCCTGCCGCACAACGCGTCCGCGGCGCAGTTGGCGCCGCTGCTCGACGACGGCGTGCCGGTGGTGGACGTGAGCGCCGACTTCCGGCTGCACGACCTGGAGGTCTATCGGCAGTGGTATGGCGAGCACCCGGCGTCGGAGTGGATCGCCGACGCGGTCTACGGCCTCACCGAGTTCCGGAGGGACGACCTGCGGCGCACCAACCTGGTTGCCAATCCCGGTTGTCATGCCATCGCCGCGGAGCTGGCCATCGGACCCGCCCTGGCGGCGGGGCTTGTCGAGCCGGCGGTGATCGTGGACTCGAAGACCGGCGTCTCGGGCGCCGGGCGGCGCGCCGAGTCGGCCTTCACCTACTCCGAAATCAACGAGAGCGCAGCGCCCTACAACGTCGCCGCCCACCGCCACGGCCCCGAGATCGCGCAGGAGCTGACCATGCTCGCGGGGTCCCCAGTGCAGGTCACGTTCGTTCCCCACCTGGTGCCCATGACGCGCGGCATCCTCTCGACGACCTACGCGCGGATTCGGGACGGCATTGCGAGCACGGATGTCGACGCGGCGTACGACGACCGCTACGGCGGCGAGCCGTTCGTGCACCTGGCCGACGAGCCGCCTCGCACCAAGTGGACTACCGGCACCAACCACTGCTTCGTGCAGGCGGTGGCCGACGAGGCCACCGGTACCCTGATCGCCATGAGCGCCATTGACAACCTCGGCAAGGGCGCGGCGGGCGCCGCGCTGCAGAACGCCAACTTGATGCTGGGCCTCGACGAGCAGGCGGGGCTCGGCATTCCGGCGGGCTATCCGTAG
- the argJ gene encoding bifunctional glutamate N-acetyltransferase/amino-acid acetyltransferase ArgJ, translating into MGALPETLDGFAVIPGGVVASRGFKAGSIAAGIKASGALDLGGIFSTVAACTVAATFTTNRVKASNVEINRARVADGQARGVVFNSGNANTYTGPEGRADARRMAELFAEGQGVAPEEILMASTGVIGFRLPMDRVADGIRRLELNSVDGIDVATAMMTTDAYPKTIAVEVPLSTGTVRIGGAAKGAGMIHPNMATMHSFITTDAAMDASVARDALRAAVNDSFNVISIDGDQSTSDTVLLFANGASRTPPLEGRDAERFVHALGAVCRHLAREIVRNGEGVTKLVTIEVRGAVDAADARRAGRGISTSLLVKTAVFGGDPNWGRVVCALGNSGAEFDPEALDIWIGDTCTVEGGRIQDYHEPDVAAHLRQSECRIAVDLHAGPARATAWTGDLSHDYVTINAEYMT; encoded by the coding sequence ATGGGCGCCCTTCCCGAAACGCTTGACGGATTCGCGGTGATTCCCGGCGGCGTGGTGGCGTCGCGCGGGTTCAAGGCCGGGTCGATCGCCGCCGGCATCAAGGCCAGCGGCGCTCTTGACCTTGGGGGCATCTTCAGCACCGTCGCCGCATGCACGGTGGCTGCGACGTTCACCACCAACCGCGTGAAGGCCTCGAATGTGGAGATCAACCGCGCGCGGGTCGCGGATGGCCAGGCGCGCGGCGTGGTCTTCAACAGCGGCAACGCCAACACGTACACGGGACCCGAAGGGCGCGCCGATGCCCGGCGCATGGCGGAGCTGTTTGCCGAGGGACAAGGCGTCGCGCCCGAGGAAATCCTGATGGCGTCCACCGGCGTGATCGGGTTTCGGCTGCCCATGGATCGCGTGGCCGACGGCATCCGGCGGCTCGAGTTGAACTCGGTCGACGGGATCGATGTCGCCACCGCCATGATGACCACCGACGCCTATCCCAAGACGATTGCGGTCGAAGTGCCGCTGTCGACCGGGACGGTGCGGATCGGCGGCGCCGCCAAGGGCGCCGGCATGATCCACCCCAACATGGCCACCATGCACTCGTTCATTACGACCGACGCCGCCATGGACGCGTCGGTTGCCCGCGACGCCCTGCGCGCGGCGGTCAACGACTCATTCAACGTGATTTCCATCGACGGCGATCAGTCCACCAGCGACACGGTGCTGCTTTTTGCCAACGGCGCAAGCCGAACACCGCCATTGGAAGGCCGGGATGCGGAGCGGTTCGTTCACGCGCTCGGCGCCGTGTGCCGGCATCTCGCGCGGGAAATCGTGCGGAACGGCGAGGGCGTGACCAAGCTGGTCACGATCGAGGTTCGGGGCGCGGTGGACGCGGCCGATGCCCGGCGCGCCGGACGCGGCATCTCCACGTCGCTGCTGGTCAAGACGGCGGTATTCGGCGGCGACCCCAATTGGGGACGCGTGGTGTGCGCGCTCGGGAACAGCGGGGCCGAGTTCGATCCCGAGGCCCTGGACATCTGGATCGGGGACACCTGCACCGTCGAAGGCGGGCGCATCCAGGACTACCACGAGCCGGACGTTGCCGCGCACTTGCGCCAGTCGGAGTGCCGCATCGCGGTCGATCTGCATGCGGGGCCGGCCAGGGCCACAGCCTGGACCGGCGACCTCTCGCACGACTACGTCACCATCAACGCGGAGTACATGACCTAG